Proteins encoded in a region of the Verrucomicrobiales bacterium genome:
- a CDS encoding YnfA family protein, which produces MNSHLSAIGLFAVTALAEIFGCYSVYLWLNLKRTPLWLLPGAVSLALFAWLLTLHPSAAGRTYAAYGGIYIAASLAWLKWVDGHSPDRWDFIGAAVCLLGAAIICFAPRAGV; this is translated from the coding sequence ATGAACTCCCATCTCAGCGCCATCGGACTGTTCGCGGTAACGGCCTTAGCCGAAATCTTCGGGTGCTACTCGGTGTATCTCTGGCTGAACCTGAAACGCACGCCGCTTTGGTTGCTGCCCGGCGCGGTGAGTCTCGCGCTGTTTGCGTGGCTGCTGACCCTGCACCCCAGCGCCGCAGGCCGCACGTATGCCGCTTACGGCGGGATTTACATTGCGGCGTCGCTGGCTTGGCTGAAATGGGTGGACGGCCACTCTCCCGACCGGTGGGATTTTATCGGAGCCGCCGTGTGCCTGTTGGGCGCCGCCATCATTTGCTTCGCGCCGCGAGCAGGTGTCTGA
- a CDS encoding TolC family protein, whose product MNRICFSVPGLTVGVGLTFVLAGCATNPPAKGDSRSESQAQSAASIPSAAAPKPPQSAAPVKEPTGALTLRDALALALTENPELAPFAWQARVNEARILQAGLRLNPELGLQVEDVLGTGDFSGGQEAQITLQLSQVIELGGKRAARTELASQARGVTRSAYELKRVEVLGEVAQRFIQVVANQHALDLALTNRQLAADALRTVRERVTAGKGSALEERKAQVALARGDVLVGSARYVLETSRKKLAASWRSKQPVFERAQADLFARKPVPAFEGLVERISSSPEITRWVSEKKLREAEIKLADARRVPNVTVGGGIRHLQGSDDQALVFGFSMPLQFFDRNQGGTAEARALLSRTEAEHKAAEIRLGTVLLGLYQEMAWAVQVMDGLQKEIVPKAEDALAISWEGFAQGRFSYLEVLDAQRTMFDIKLEYIQTATAYHQFIVELERLIGQPIEGGEPQR is encoded by the coding sequence ATGAATCGAATCTGTTTTAGTGTGCCGGGCTTAACCGTGGGGGTTGGTTTAACTTTTGTATTGGCCGGGTGCGCTACCAATCCACCTGCCAAAGGCGATTCCCGGTCGGAATCGCAGGCACAAAGTGCCGCGTCCATCCCGTCTGCCGCCGCTCCAAAACCGCCACAATCAGCCGCGCCGGTGAAAGAGCCGACCGGCGCGCTGACGCTCCGCGATGCGCTGGCCCTGGCGTTGACGGAAAACCCGGAGCTTGCGCCGTTCGCGTGGCAGGCGCGGGTGAACGAGGCGCGCATTTTGCAAGCGGGATTGCGGCTCAATCCCGAGTTGGGTTTGCAGGTGGAGGACGTCCTTGGCACGGGTGATTTCAGCGGCGGACAGGAAGCGCAAATCACGCTCCAACTCAGCCAGGTGATCGAACTAGGCGGCAAGCGGGCGGCGCGGACTGAACTCGCCTCGCAGGCTCGGGGTGTCACCAGGTCGGCGTATGAATTGAAGCGGGTGGAGGTTTTGGGCGAGGTCGCGCAACGCTTCATTCAGGTAGTTGCGAATCAACACGCTTTGGATCTGGCGCTGACGAATCGTCAGTTGGCGGCAGATGCGCTGCGCACGGTGCGGGAGCGCGTGACGGCGGGGAAAGGTTCGGCGCTGGAGGAACGGAAGGCGCAGGTGGCGCTGGCGCGCGGCGACGTTCTCGTCGGGAGTGCGCGCTATGTGCTGGAAACTTCGCGGAAAAAACTCGCTGCGAGTTGGCGGAGCAAGCAGCCGGTGTTCGAGCGGGCGCAAGCGGATTTGTTCGCCCGCAAACCGGTTCCCGCTTTCGAGGGATTGGTGGAGCGCATTTCCAGCAGCCCGGAAATCACCCGCTGGGTTTCGGAGAAAAAGCTTCGCGAAGCCGAAATCAAGCTGGCCGATGCGCGGCGCGTGCCGAACGTGACCGTGGGCGGAGGCATCCGCCACTTGCAAGGATCCGACGACCAGGCTCTCGTTTTTGGTTTCTCGATGCCGCTGCAATTCTTCGACCGCAATCAGGGCGGAACGGCGGAGGCGCGGGCGCTGCTGAGCCGGACGGAGGCGGAACACAAAGCGGCGGAGATTCGCCTCGGCACAGTCCTGCTGGGCCTCTATCAGGAAATGGCGTGGGCGGTGCAGGTCATGGACGGTCTGCAAAAGGAGATTGTGCCGAAGGCGGAGGATGCGCTGGCGATTTCGTGGGAGGGTTTTGCGCAGGGACGATTCTCGTATCTCGAAGTCCTCGACGCGCAGCGCACGATGTTCGACATCAAGCTGGAATATATTCAAACGGCCACCGCGTATCATCAATTCATCGTGGAGTTGGAACGGTTGATTGGACAGCCTATTGAGGGCGGCGAGCCGCAAAGGTAA
- a CDS encoding efflux RND transporter permease subunit, with amino-acid sequence MILKTVEFSLRQRALVLLATFILIGVGVWSALRLPIDAVPDITNPQVLLNTAVPALAPEEIEKLVTLPLESQMAGLPGMIELRTLSKFGLSQIRMTFEDDVDLYRTRQLVTERLLSAAEKLPPDLQPRLAPISTALGEIFYYSVEFATDTTNKPPSRYEQLQSLKQIQEYVISPLLRQTPGVAEVNTSGGYERQIVIMPDAARLASVGLSLDELAHAIGENTENVGGGMVEIGGEQIVIRANSRVNTTEEIAQLPLKFAGATQPLLVQDVAKVGIGSGYRTGAATVDGQESVIGGALMLAGGNSRIVARDVAAKLAHIQEKLPPGVDVRPLYNRSDLINGTLQTVKANLFEGALLVVVVLFAMLGNFRAAVIVALAIPLSMLFAMIGMAQSGVSGNLMSLGAVDFGLVIDGAVIMSENIIRHLALKQKALGRELTTAERLEEVRSGARESANPMFFGVLVVTIVYVPILALTGIEGKMFRPMALTVIFALAGSLVLALTLTPVLCSYFLRGKIKEDEENWLVHFFKAIYRPVLTWALRFKLVVVTAAVVLVGSALFLFTRLGADFIPQLDEGTMLLQFIRSSSAGMDASTDLQQKSEKLLLEKFPEIDRVFGLIGTAEIAVDPMGPNLCDTYVEFKPRREWREIAGETATKEQLIDLMRRELAVHAPGQTYLFTQPILMRFNEMMAGVRADIAVKVFGDDFKELERLSTEIRDLLRKIPGAGDVEFDAFGRSPLLEIKPDRDALRRYNLQAGDLNQAIATALAGEEVGTVIEGNRRFPIVVRLAEDARRSVDTMKRLPVRTDVGGLLTLGQVATFQMTEQVGAVTRESGQRRSAILVNLRGRDTEGFVKEAMSRIKTEVKFPSGYYYEFGGQYENLQKARARLAIIVPMALVFIFLLIFTSLGGLRHTLMVCTGIPLAMAGGVFALWLRDMPFTISAGVGFIALTGVAVLDDLMMCSYFHVLREQGRDIATSVREGAMTRLRPVLMTALVASFGFVPMAISTGAGAEVQRPLATVVLGGIITSTFLTLVLLPVLYEWLEGKKKPANDAPSESPSSEGGPSPDAATTS; translated from the coding sequence TCGAATTCTCGCTCCGGCAGCGGGCGCTAGTGTTGCTGGCGACGTTCATCCTCATCGGCGTGGGCGTCTGGTCGGCATTGCGGTTGCCGATTGACGCCGTGCCGGACATCACCAATCCGCAGGTGCTCCTTAATACGGCTGTGCCCGCGCTCGCGCCGGAGGAAATTGAGAAACTCGTCACACTTCCGCTCGAAAGCCAGATGGCCGGACTGCCCGGCATGATCGAACTGCGCACGCTGTCGAAATTCGGTCTGTCGCAAATCCGAATGACGTTCGAGGACGACGTGGACCTGTATCGCACGCGGCAGTTGGTGACCGAACGGTTGTTGAGCGCGGCGGAAAAGTTGCCGCCCGATTTGCAGCCCCGGCTCGCGCCCATCAGCACCGCGCTCGGTGAAATCTTTTACTACTCGGTGGAGTTCGCAACGGACACGACGAACAAACCGCCCTCGCGTTACGAGCAGTTGCAGTCGCTCAAGCAGATTCAGGAATACGTCATCAGCCCGTTGCTCCGCCAGACGCCGGGCGTTGCGGAGGTGAATACGAGCGGCGGTTACGAGCGGCAGATTGTCATCATGCCCGACGCGGCGCGGCTCGCCAGCGTGGGCCTGAGCTTGGACGAACTCGCGCACGCCATCGGTGAGAACACCGAGAACGTCGGTGGCGGCATGGTGGAAATCGGCGGCGAACAAATCGTCATCCGCGCCAACAGTCGCGTGAACACGACGGAGGAAATCGCGCAGCTACCGCTGAAGTTTGCTGGGGCAACGCAACCATTGCTCGTGCAGGACGTGGCGAAAGTCGGCATCGGTTCAGGCTACCGCACCGGCGCGGCGACGGTGGACGGCCAGGAAAGTGTGATCGGCGGCGCGTTAATGCTCGCGGGTGGGAACAGCCGCATCGTGGCCCGCGACGTGGCGGCGAAACTCGCGCACATTCAAGAGAAATTGCCGCCCGGCGTGGATGTGCGCCCGCTCTACAACCGCTCGGATTTGATTAACGGCACGTTGCAGACGGTGAAGGCAAACCTCTTTGAAGGTGCGCTCCTCGTGGTGGTCGTGCTTTTCGCCATGCTCGGTAATTTTAGGGCCGCCGTCATCGTGGCCCTAGCGATTCCGCTCTCCATGCTGTTCGCGATGATCGGGATGGCGCAAAGCGGCGTGTCGGGCAATTTGATGAGCCTGGGCGCGGTTGACTTCGGTCTCGTTATTGATGGCGCGGTTATAATGTCGGAGAACATCATCCGTCATCTCGCGCTCAAGCAGAAGGCGCTGGGCCGCGAACTCACCACCGCAGAACGCCTGGAGGAAGTACGCTCCGGCGCCAGGGAGTCCGCCAATCCGATGTTCTTCGGGGTGCTGGTCGTCACCATCGTCTATGTGCCGATTCTCGCGCTGACCGGCATTGAGGGAAAAATGTTCCGCCCGATGGCCCTCACGGTCATCTTCGCGCTGGCCGGTTCGCTGGTGCTGGCGCTCACGCTGACGCCGGTGCTGTGCTCGTATTTCCTGCGCGGCAAAATCAAAGAGGACGAGGAGAACTGGCTGGTGCATTTCTTCAAGGCGATTTACAGGCCCGTGCTCACATGGGCGCTCCGTTTCAAGCTGGTCGTCGTGACTGCGGCCGTAGTGTTGGTCGGCTCCGCGCTTTTCCTCTTCACGCGATTGGGCGCGGACTTCATTCCGCAACTCGACGAAGGCACCATGCTGCTTCAATTCATCCGAAGCAGCAGCGCCGGGATGGACGCCTCCACGGACTTGCAGCAGAAGTCCGAGAAGCTGTTGCTGGAGAAGTTTCCGGAGATTGACCGCGTGTTCGGCTTGATCGGCACGGCCGAAATCGCGGTGGATCCGATGGGTCCGAACTTGTGCGACACTTACGTTGAATTCAAGCCGCGCCGCGAATGGCGGGAGATTGCGGGGGAAACGGCCACCAAGGAGCAACTGATTGACCTGATGCGCCGCGAACTCGCCGTCCATGCGCCGGGCCAGACCTATCTGTTCACGCAGCCGATTCTGATGCGCTTCAACGAAATGATGGCGGGCGTCCGCGCCGACATCGCGGTGAAAGTGTTCGGCGACGACTTCAAGGAACTCGAACGGCTCTCGACCGAGATTCGCGACCTGCTACGCAAAATTCCCGGTGCTGGCGACGTGGAGTTCGATGCGTTTGGACGCTCGCCATTGCTGGAGATCAAGCCCGACCGCGACGCGCTGCGCCGTTACAACCTGCAGGCGGGCGACCTCAACCAAGCCATCGCCACGGCACTCGCGGGCGAGGAAGTCGGCACGGTCATTGAAGGCAACCGGCGTTTCCCTATCGTCGTGCGACTCGCAGAAGACGCGCGCCGCAGCGTGGACACCATGAAGCGCCTGCCCGTGCGCACCGACGTGGGCGGCTTGCTCACGCTCGGCCAGGTCGCCACGTTTCAAATGACCGAACAGGTCGGCGCAGTCACGCGCGAATCCGGCCAGCGCCGCAGCGCGATTCTGGTGAACCTGCGCGGGCGCGACACGGAAGGATTCGTGAAGGAAGCGATGAGCCGCATCAAGACCGAGGTGAAGTTCCCGTCCGGCTACTACTACGAATTCGGCGGGCAATATGAGAACCTACAAAAGGCCCGCGCGCGGCTCGCCATCATCGTGCCGATGGCGTTGGTATTTATCTTCCTCCTCATCTTCACTTCACTGGGCGGTCTGCGGCATACGCTGATGGTCTGCACCGGCATCCCTCTCGCGATGGCGGGCGGCGTGTTCGCGCTCTGGCTGCGCGACATGCCGTTCACCATCAGCGCGGGCGTTGGCTTCATCGCGCTGACCGGCGTCGCAGTGCTGGACGATCTGATGATGTGCAGTTACTTCCACGTGCTCCGCGAACAAGGCCGCGACATTGCCACCAGCGTTCGCGAGGGCGCAATGACCCGGCTGCGCCCCGTGCTGATGACCGCGCTCGTCGCCAGCTTTGGCTTCGTACCGATGGCCATTTCGACCGGTGCGGGCGCGGAAGTGCAACGCCCGCTCGCCACCGTCGTCCTCGGCGGCATCATCACCTCAACCTTCCTCACGCTCGTCTTGCTGCCCGTGCTTTATGAGTGGCTGGAAGGAAAGAAGAAACCCGCGAACGACGCGCCATCGGAATCGCCTTCGAGTGAAGGCGGACCGTCTCCTGACGCCGCGACGACTTCATGA
- a CDS encoding efflux RND transporter periplasmic adaptor subunit — protein MNKTQITAVMLVLLAGAGLTWFVMRNAKPATQVSGEGGHGGEAVAEAAKGPHGGRLLSEGDFATEVTIFERGVPPEFRVFLYEKSKPIDPTEAKLTIELHRFGGRVDKIGFAKRDDYLLGDQEIVEPHSFDVKVIAEHKGKTHRWEYDSYEGRTTMTPEAVKSSGIVIETAGPAKIKTTIKVNGRVQPNEDHMTHVIPRYPGIVKKIHKRLGDAVAKDEVVAVVESNESLQSYDVKSSIAGTVIGKDVRQGEFVKEGEVIYSVADLSTVWVDLNVNGKDFDKLKVDETVTIFAGESTTSETGTVSYISPFGAEDTQTMLARVELPNPTGKWRPGLFVTGEIIVEEAEVLVAVKSSALQTFRDWKVVFMNDGNIFEIAILELGRRDAEWVEVVSDLRAGQKYAAENSFIIKADILKSGASHDH, from the coding sequence ATGAACAAAACGCAAATTACGGCAGTGATGCTCGTTCTGCTGGCGGGCGCTGGCCTCACATGGTTTGTGATGCGCAACGCCAAACCCGCGACCCAAGTCTCCGGCGAGGGCGGTCATGGCGGTGAAGCCGTCGCCGAAGCCGCCAAAGGCCCGCACGGCGGACGCCTGTTGAGCGAAGGTGATTTCGCGACTGAAGTGACGATCTTCGAGCGCGGCGTGCCGCCGGAATTCCGCGTCTTCCTTTACGAGAAGAGCAAACCGATTGATCCGACCGAAGCGAAGTTGACGATTGAACTGCATCGCTTCGGCGGGCGAGTGGACAAGATTGGTTTTGCGAAGCGGGATGACTACCTGCTCGGCGACCAGGAAATCGTCGAGCCGCATTCGTTCGACGTGAAGGTCATCGCCGAACACAAGGGCAAGACGCATCGCTGGGAATACGATTCCTACGAGGGCCGCACGACGATGACGCCGGAAGCGGTGAAAAGTTCGGGCATCGTTATCGAGACGGCAGGGCCGGCCAAAATCAAAACGACCATCAAGGTCAATGGCCGCGTGCAGCCCAACGAAGATCACATGACGCACGTCATTCCGCGTTATCCCGGCATCGTGAAGAAAATCCACAAACGTCTCGGCGACGCCGTGGCGAAGGATGAAGTCGTGGCCGTGGTGGAGAGCAATGAAAGCTTGCAGTCCTACGACGTGAAATCGTCCATCGCCGGAACGGTCATCGGGAAGGACGTGCGGCAGGGTGAATTCGTCAAGGAAGGCGAGGTGATTTACTCCGTGGCGGACCTCAGCACGGTTTGGGTGGACTTGAATGTGAATGGAAAAGATTTCGACAAGCTCAAGGTGGACGAGACCGTGACCATTTTCGCGGGCGAAAGCACGACCAGCGAGACGGGCACGGTGAGTTACATCTCGCCTTTTGGCGCGGAGGACACGCAGACGATGCTGGCGCGGGTTGAGTTGCCCAACCCGACCGGCAAATGGCGTCCGGGTCTGTTTGTCACCGGCGAAATCATCGTGGAAGAAGCTGAAGTGCTCGTGGCCGTAAAATCCAGCGCACTCCAAACTTTCCGCGATTGGAAGGTTGTGTTTATGAACGATGGCAACATTTTTGAAATCGCCATACTGGAGTTAGGCCGCCGCGACGCGGAATGGGTGGAGGTGGTTTCCGATCTGCGCGCCGGGCAGAAATACGCCGCTGAGAACAGTTTCATCATCAAGGCGGACATTCTGAAGTCCGGCGCTTCGCACGACCATTGA
- a CDS encoding DUF3147 family protein has translation MTYTILKFGLSAAVIVAVSEFAKRSSLLGGLLASLPLTSLLAFVWLWQDTRDAQKVAALSSSILWLVLPSLVLFLVLPALLKRGVHFYPALGAAVAVMLVSYGAMVFTLGKFGVKL, from the coding sequence ATGACCTACACGATTCTCAAATTCGGCCTATCGGCGGCGGTGATTGTCGCCGTTTCGGAATTCGCCAAACGTAGTTCGCTATTGGGCGGCTTGCTAGCCTCGCTGCCGCTGACTTCCCTGCTCGCCTTCGTCTGGCTTTGGCAAGACACGCGCGACGCACAAAAGGTCGCCGCTCTGTCCAGCAGCATCCTTTGGCTCGTGCTCCCATCGCTGGTGTTGTTCCTCGTACTGCCCGCGCTGTTGAAGCGTGGCGTCCATTTTTATCCGGCCCTCGGGGCTGCGGTTGCCGTCATGCTGGTTTCCTACGGGGCAATGGTTTTCACACTCGGCAAATTCGGCGTCAAACTCTGA